The genomic region ATGACCGGTCGACCGGTCATGGCGGCACGAACATACTCGGCCCTTCGGCCGGCGAAATCGCGCTTCAACCGTCGCTGGTCTTCGACGGCAGTCAGGCGATGGAATGCCGGCTTCGAGGATTTAGATGCAGCAGTGCGTTGAGGTGGTACGATGATGCAAGACGAACGAGAGGCGATACGCTACAGAAGACACCAACATAGGGCGCGCTATTGCCTCCTCATGGCTGTGCTTCCATTGATGGCTATCTGTACGCTCTTCGTAGCCCATAAGTACTACTTCCCGGGCTACCGTACGGGCATCCTCTTGCCCCATCATCACGACGTCATGGGGCACGGAGTCGGCCCAGCTCTTGTGTCTTCAGGTGGCCATCGGGTTGTAGCAAGTGTTGGGAACTCGGACGGGCCTCTTCTGGTCTCCTGGAACCTAAGTGAAAACAAGATTGAGTGGGCACGCATCATTCCCACAGGAAGCAATCTGCTAGGAGTAACGCCGGACGCTCGGGCGTTTCTGTACCAGACGCCCGATCGGAGACTCCACTTTGCTGGGACGGAAAATGGCATCGACCATGATTCGTTCCAAATCGGCCATCCGGTAGCGTGTTGCGTCTTCCTGCGAACTGGACGGATGGCAGCCGTCCAATTGGCGGACAGTGATCACATGCTGTTGCTCGACTACTCTCGATGGGTAGTCTTGGGGAGAATCCAAGGCTACCAGGGTTTGTGCTTCTCGCAACTCTCTGCGGATGGGCACAGATTGATCGGCATCTCGTCACCGTGGGATGGCACGCTCATCGATCTTCGTCTTGACAAGGGAATTGCCCGAAAGGTCTTCCGCTTTTCGCGTCCTTCTTCCGTCGCAGTTTCACCGGACAGCCGGTTCGCATACTTCGAGACGGATCCTACTGGATTCTTCGACGCTGCTACGCTTGGATGCATCGACATCACTACCGGACGACGGGTGTGGTGGATCAAGGAAGGGCTTACTAGCGACGGAGTCGGAGCTATCGCCTGCGCCAGTGGTGGCCGGAGAGTGGTAGCCTCCCGCAAGTCGGATATCCACGTCTGGGAGACTGCTGATGGAAGCGCAAAGGCGTATATAGCCGACGCCCACGGGGGCTGGGTCCGTTCCATCGTGCCTCTTGGCGACGGGACCGCCGTTATCACCTCCGGCGACGATGGGGCGATGCGCGTTTGGGACCTGGACACGCTTCGGGAACTTAGTGCGTATCAGATTGAGGAAGTTGCTAACCGACAGGTGAAGTGGTCAGTCGAGACCCGGGATGGAGTCAAGGACGGAACAACGCCGATCGACTGATATCGCGGCCATTTGTGCTACCACCTACCAGCTACGGTTGGCTGGCTAACGCGCGACCCTATCGGGTATGTGGGTGGCATCGACCTGTAAGCCGGACTGGGAGTCGACCCTGAGACACGAGAGTGCCGCCAACGACACGAACATGAACGAAAAGATGACTTCCCGAGAACGTGTGCGCGCCGCGATGGCGGGGCAGCCGGTGGACCGCGTTCCGGTCTTCCCGGTAACTACCCGCATGCTCGGCGCGCGCACGCTCGGACGCCGCGTGGGGGAGATGGCGCTGCAGCCGTCGTTGGTCTTCGACG from Armatimonadota bacterium harbors:
- a CDS encoding WD40 repeat domain-containing protein is translated as MIGISSPWDGTLIDLRLDKGIARKVFRFSRPSSVAVSPDSRFAYFETDPTGFFDAATLGCIDITTGRRVWWIKEGLTSDGVGAIACASGGRRVVASRKSDIHVWETADGSAKAYIADAHGGWVRSIVPLGDGTAVITSGDDGAMRVWDLDTLRELSAYQIEEVANRQVKWSVETRDGVKDGTTPID